AAATGGTAGCATTAAGCCTATCTGAATTAGTGTGACAACAAAATCAGAGGCCCAATTTGACACCTCATTTCCGACATAAAGAAAATTACCTTGGAAATGAGATCTAGTGCCTCTCAGCTCCTAGTAGCCTGTGTGATATTCAAACCTGGCCATTAGCATGTACATGATAATTTCAGTTTACAACTCGGTCACAGGTCAATCTAAGTGCTTATTGAAGACACCAGGAATGCAACTTATTGGGTATTGGGCACAACTCTCCTTATCCCGCACTGCAGGGCGTCTTCCCAGCTGGCATCAAAGTTCTTCAAGGCAGGGAttgggttttcttctgtctgttcaGGAACACAGTCCTCAGAAGTGTGTATTCCCAGTATTACGGGTGAAGACCTGAGCACTGGGGAGCCTGACCACCTTCCCAGTTTGCTCTCAAGTAAGCCACGAGTGAATAGGCATGAGAGTTCAGCTTTTGAAGCATCATtatgttattaaaaatgctgGTCACGATGCTCTCAATTCCTTGGAGGTTCTCAAAACTTCAGGGTGGGAGGGCTGTTCCAACAACCACTCAGTGCAAACACTGAGTGCACTGCTGGGAGCAGTCTGCTACCAGAACAGCAGCGATATGCCAGGCTGGGAATGCCCAAAACCTTCCTTTCTGAGCAGCTGGGTTCTGGGCATGGGAAAGGGGAGGCGCCTCTCTGAATACTCTCAAGGGCTAAGCAGCTCGTCCCAGTTTTAAGACTGTAGCCTTCTCCTACTCCCAGCAACCCCAGGGAGTCTGGTTCCTCGTGTGACAGGTCTTGTTTCCACGTGCTTAAAAATCAGGCTAAAGACTTGTGTACATTTGCAGGCTTGTGCCTGTTCCCTGTGGATGGTTGCATTAGAGAAGTTGTTCTGATACTACTTCCAGTTAGCAGTATGGATTCAACTGTGACAGCTTTAATGGTGTGAGCTCTAATGGCAGCATCAGTTGCGGCACAGGGGAAGTAATTTCATTATGTTTATATGCTGTTTTGGGGGAAGTGAAAATTCACCATTCGCATGGTGGATCTGGAATTGCTGTTCCTGTCTaattaaagcagcaaaagcctATTGTAGGAAAGAAGATTCATTGTCACACTGTTTCTAGACTGGTGCAACTTGAATTAGAATTACACTCCTTTGAGGCACGATTTGTATTGGATTGCCGCTTCTCACTGAGCCGTGTGGGGAGTAAAGGTCTCCTTTTAAAGTTTTGCATTCTAAGGAAAATCTAGTTCTTTCCATCCCTTCTTATACCAGTTACAGTAGTTCAATGTCACTGAGCCAATCTTGCCAAGTCAGAGTTTATTTCTGATGACAAGTCAAGGCTTCTCTTCCCATTAGGTGCACTCAATGGATTTTGATGACACGTGGCACCCAGCCACACACCCATCCGGGGCTGTGCTCCCTGCTGTGATGGCACTCTCGGAGgcctttcctcagaagaaaaaaatctcaggtcTCGATCTACTCTTAGCTTTCAATGTGGGAATCGAAGTGCAAGGCAGGCTACTGCGCTTCTCCAGTGAAGCCAGGAATATCCCAAAGCGGTATGTAGAAATGCTTCAAGTAGAAAGCTGAGTGGAACTTCTTTTTCACTTGGTGTTAATATACTTAATTAAATGCCAGTTAAAACACAAATGGCACAGTTAATCATACTTGCTATGTTGTTTGGCTGGAAAGTTAGGAAAGGTTCATCTTAAACATAGATACCCTTATGACTCCTTACAGCTTAGCTAATAGATGTCTTTTTGAGAGCATTGATCAGTTTACAGGAAGGAGGTGATGATCactgtatttattaaaacagcAGGTCTCAGGCTTTCACAAATACATACAATCACACCCCATTTGCAAACAGTGGCTTGCACTCAGCAGAAAAAAGTCACTGGTGCTGGGTTCAGAGCAGAGCCCAAGAAGATGGGGCATGCTTAGGGGGAAGCCTTGCAGTGCAGGATGGACTACATGTCTTCTtgctatttttctgtgtgttccTTCTACCAATTTTGCAAAACTAGTTCAGGATAACAAAACTTGCCTCCCGCAATATAAATACTTAATAGATGACTATAAATTATTTACAGATAAATTATAGATGACTATGAACTGTGAtgcttttgccatttttctgttCAAGATGCCTTGAACTAGGAGCAGTTCTAATGATTCAATTGTTTTCTGGGGTGGACCTACTGTAAGTGGTACTAATCCAGTTTAACTTGTTCCTGAGGAAAAGCATCAACTTTTTCTGATAGGACCACTCATATGCTCTGAATGTTTCTTCGTGGTCCAATCCATCTTCCACAGCAGTGGAAGGAAATTGGAGATGTGTATACAGTGAATTCAGGTGACTTATTGAAATATGGTAATgaagagattttgttttctcaggTTTCACCCACCAACTGTGGTTGGTACAATGGGGAGTGCAGCAGCTTGTGCTAAACTGCTAGCTCTTGACCAGCTGGAATGTAAAAACGCCTTGGCAATTGCTGCCTCCTACGCAGGTGCCCCACTGGCTAATGCAGCCACCCAGACAAAGCCTCTCCATGTTGGCAATGCTGCCAAGCACGGACTGGAAGCAGCTTGCTTGGCATCACTTGGTCTTCAAGGAAACAAACAGATCTTGGATATGGAGTCGGGGATAGGTGCTTTTTACACAGATTACAACCCACAGACTCTGCCAACCTTGCAGTCCTACCCCTGGCTGTTGGACCAGCAAGATGTGGCCATCAAACGCTTTCCTGCTCACCTTGGAACGCACTGGGTGGCTGATGCAGCATCTTCTGTTAGGAGGAAGCTTGTGGAGAGCAGTGACAACTTGCTCCCCCTTGATAAAATTGAGAAAGTAATTCTCAAAGTCCCAGAGGTCAAATATGTTAACAGACCCAGCCCCACCTCAGAGCACGAAGCTCGACACTCCTTCCAGTTTGTTGCatgctctgctttgctggatGGCAGCTTGACAGTCCAGTCCTTTGCCAGCGAGAACATTGACCGGCCAGCCTTGCGGGAGCTCCTCTGCAAAACACAGCTGGAGCACCCTCCTGATAACACACCCAGCTTTGAGAGTCTTTACTGCGAAGTGAGTGTCACGCTTCAGGATGGCAACACGATCAGTGCCCGCTGCAATACGTTCTATGGACACTGGAGGAAACCTCTGagaaaggaggacctggagAAAAAGTTTCAATCCAATGCCTCCGGCATCCTGCCTGCAGAAGCCACAGAAGGCATTATAGAGACTGTGTACAATCTAGAAAAAGTAGAGGACTGTTCTGTATTAAGTACCTTTTTATCAGGACAGTCAGCTAGAGTGCTTTCGGAGAAGCTGCGCTTCCTTTGAATGTTCCAGCTGAGAGCTAGGTGCTGCTcacaaagcaaacacaaaattcAGGACAAACTCCTATTTAGTGACTCAAGCACTTTTAACTAGGACTCCTGTAACAGAAGAGCCACACTCGGTCCAACATTGTGGGTTTTGACTAAGTAAATAATTTAGCAATTACCTGCGCAGCTCAGTCAGGCTGAACAGAAGATGCTCTGCTGGCTCCGTCAGCTTCAATTATCTTTATACCTCTAGAGGCAAAGCACTGCTTGTGTGCGACACAAAAATTTCCCTCCCTTTCTGCCAAAAGTGTCTGTATGTTCTGCTTCTGCTAAATAACTCCACAACAGAAATCCAGAGTCTGGAGGAGTATGGAAATGCTCATCACTGTGAGAAGAACAGGGAATAAAAAGCctttgtatatttatttctgtagttttaGCTCTAAAGCCTCCTTGAAGAGGCCACCTGTTACGTCCATGCTTTGACGCTCGTGCTAAAATAAACACGGCGCACGTAGAGCAGAGCACTTGATACTCTGCAGCACATCCGGCTTGGCTTAACGGTTGGTCTTCCGTTGACGAAGTAAAGGTTAGTGCCCTTCCTGATCACGCCAGCTACTGAGCAAGAGGGACAACTCAACACTCCTCATCATAAAAGCATTATTTCCTAGTTCCATCTTGTGGCTGCTCTGTGGTACAGGTTTGTTCCTGCTGTATTCCCACTCCAGTTACAAGGCGCTCACTCAACAAGACATGATTAGCGCTAATTAACGATGACATGTTTAGATTACTTCAGGCACTGCAAAGCACAGACTACAGTATGCTCGTTATGACTGGGGGAGACCTGTGAGCATCAGAACACTTCTTATGCTGAGACAACTGAGTGTCCACAGTGACAATCAACTTATCTTGATAACAAATTCTAggaatttttaattccttcaggAGTACAAAGCCTTGCCAGGTTGTGCTTCTACAAGAGGCTGATGCCCTTCGTTCACATTTTTAAGACCAAAGCATATATTCTAACAGATAAAAAATGTACCTAAACTATGtatgccaaaagaaaaaaaaaatatcacaaaataaAGCTAATTCATTTTACTAACTAAAcctcaaattatttcatttattagaGCAAAACTTGTGTTTTTTCTACGTACAACGTATTCATTTTTACTTAAGCCTCTGACTCTTAGTTCACAAAGTCAGTTTATCTAGGGGGCTCTGCAAATTTTAAGAAGTCCATTAGTTATACTTGCTTAAAGActtgcaagggaagaaaaaaaaaaaaacccaaataaccacattcttttctctttcccttccaaTTAGAAAGTAGAATTGAAATACTCAACTATGCTGAAGGTATACAGACTCATTTACAACTATTTCACCTGTACTTATAGCTGGGTAACACCAAATGTGAATTATTCATAACCGTTAGTGATGCAGTAAAACCCCATTGGACAAGAAGGGTTTCTACATTATCTGATCAAGACTGAATACATTCAgatttatgaggaaaaaaaggggacacccaccgccaccaccacctTCAACACgtgctttctcttttaaaggagaaataaatagGATAAACTTAGCAATAACCATTCAACGTATtacaggtttaaaaaacaaaacccaaaaaaacaactCTGAAGTTCAGTAgttgcattattttattaatacaaTCAAAGGACACTAAGTGCTTATGCTTAGCTGAATTGATTTCCTTGCAGAGTCTGTATGCTTCTAGTCAGGCAAGTTTCAGGACTTCTTGTACCATTGTTCCAATTCCATCAAAGATTTCATGCAGAGGAGCCTTGCACATAAAAGCACAGGTAGTAACGATTTTATTGGCTTTATCCACATGGGATTCATTTACGTTTTTGCAGATGTGCTTACATCCAAGCTCTGCTATAGCAGATGCCGTTTCAGCATCAGGaaatctgtaaataaaaagattGTAATTAATGTAGAGATGATAAAGTTCTGCCAACGTAACTTGAATGAGAGAACTACAAGAATATGTAAGTGATTCTTTAGCTGATGAGGACAAGGGAGTCAGACTGCCACTGCCAGGTGCTCCCATCCCCTCCTAGGGACACAAGTGTTCTCGTATCTTTGAAAACAAGGTCTGAAATGCAAAGCCACAGTATGTCAGAAGGTACAGTTCTGTTTTTAACAATCTCAGTAAATTTAAAAGATGATAACAAGTGCAGCCATAACTGATCCTTAAAAGTTTGAGAGATGCCACCTGAACTTGCAGACACGTCAGACCTTTTCCGATGCTTCCATATAAGGTCTTCCACTTGGATTCTGcaggtttttcccccccctgAGGACAAGGCAGAATCAGGGGGCGGAGGCAATCCCTCACTACCGCTGCAGATATGAAATTCCATTCAGAAGTTTTATCAGAGCAGTTGATGCTCCTTGAAGCAGCACTGACTTCTGCCAGGTCCTGTTCTCATCTGTCTCCCCTAAAGTGGCCCAAACCACTACCACCAgaaaaacttaattaaaaatctctgaacaaacaaaaacccacagatGCAATTTAAACAACCACTCAAATTACCACAGGGTACCAAATTTTTGAATGCCAGCTGGCCAGatgccttttcttcatttgcacaTTTGCAACACCGATCATGGCCTTCAAAGGCATTGGTTAAGCAAATTCTGTATCTCACTTAATAAGAGCTAAAAATCTATCACTCAATTACCATGAAtgtaatgtgaaaaaaataacttgatATCCCTGGTCACCTGCGCACTTGCAGAGGTAGGTTTCTGTAATAGTCTCTTTGTTCTGTCACTTTTAGGGCTGACGGATGCTACAGCCAGTGAGTCATTAGCACCCATGCAGCACAACAAAGCCAGCCAGAGTGTTACCTTGGGTGGCTCACGGAGTAACACCTTAGGCAAGGGATAAGGTTACCTAGAGTTTTAGTGCTATTAATTGTAGCGTGTCTGCGGGTGTTGATATCGCAGAACATATTGTGGGTCAATGCATTTCTGAATTTAGGGATAAATTGTTCCAATGTTGTAGCGCACAGATTGCCCAACCTCACAAATTCAGTCTGCCCGCCCTGAGAGTTCTGCACCTGCTATTACTGTGCCAGCGAAAATTTGAAATAAGTGAAAATGTCACTAGTAAGGTACTCAAAGGTTACTGGCACCAGTGACTTCAGACATTTGCCCAGAAGGTCATCCATGTCCTAATTCCTATGTAAGTTATCTCCATCTGTTTCCTTCTTACCTGCCATCTACATTTTTATCTTGGCCGACCGTGACCTCACAACCAGGAAAGACTTTAGCTGCCAGGACTGGCGATATACAGCACAAACCAATAGGCTTTTTAGCACTGTGGAAAGCTTGGAGTGTGGATCTCACATGCTCATTGACAGTACAGTTCTTGCCATCTACAGCCCAGGAACAGAGGTTCTTTGCTACACCAAAaccacctaaaaaaaaaaaaacaaacaaaaaaccaaaagctcaAATGTAAGACACTGCTAAAAGCCATTAAATTCAATACCAGAGAGTTCTCCTTCTTTACAATATAATCATGGCATACGTAGGACTGATAAGCTTTCAGTATAGTAACTTTCAGCACATGAAATGTGATgggtttaaaatgttaaaagtttAACTGCAGCTTTTTTATACCACGTACATTACCACATGCCAGAAAGCTTAATCTTGCTTCAGTAAGTTACAAATAGAGAAATAGGAAACCTCACATTCATTTGCTAGAGACTGGAAAAGCTGCACCATCTGATACACACCCCTTGATAAGCAAGAGAGGGATCAGAAGAAAGGCCAATGATAGTTAAAAGTAGAGAGCGCAGTTCACAAGAATAATGCAAATGGCGGTTTGACCCTCTACAGTAAATTCACTCTCAGGTTTTAGTTCAATACTTCAACAGTTACAGGAGagcttttccccctcttttttgggcttttaaaaaaaaaagttaacaagGTAAAAACAAAATGGATGTTACATAAAAAGGAATTGATAACATATGACATTCTGAGACATACCACTTGTGAATGGTAACaatttcctattaaaaataacactgaaCTTGTCTTTCTATAAATTAGTTATAACAATCCTTTACTTGCATTTAATCTTCGTTTAATTGTACAAGCAGATTATATTTTACAGCACCTTCGTTTGCTGGATTTATAACcatcagaaaaatcaaagtagGAAAATTATTAGTACGTGTAACCATCCATTCCTTATGGAATGTACACAACGTCAACTTTTCtacaataaacaaacagaaatttccACAAGTATTTCAATGGACAACATCGAgaagctttgcatttttaatatttttcctttcactctTTGCTCACTTTCAAGTGTTATCTGGAATCTCTGAGGtaagattttaatttccaaaCTTAATAGGGTTTATGTCACTCTAATAGTTATCACAGCAAACTCTCTGAGCCTGGGTTATAACAGCATGAAATTAACGTGGAAAATATTTGCTAGCCTCTACTCCCTGATGTCACCTGCTCATTTTAGTGCTGCAAGTATGTTTCTATGCGTTATATACACACTCCCTCTGGTGGCCTCACAACAGAATACAGTGGAGCAACTTCAAAATTAGCCCGTAGGCACAATAGTGAAGGCAATATTTAACGGTACTATGAATATTCTGGAAGGTGATCTTCAGAAAGTCATCATTTCCTTGTGATACTTTGGTTTCTTCATTTCTAAAGTGATTACAATTACCTCCGTCTGAAGGGCAATTTTGTGgtctataaataaaaaattatctaTAAACATATTTAGTGTATCTTgatcagcagcaaagcagatacataattaaaacaaaatgcactCACATCTGACAGGGAATATAATCTACTTGGTGACCTACTGTTCTGCCAACAATTTCAGAGGCCCTAAAAATAAGGCATTGCCAGGTAACAAAGTTCTGGCCTTATTTTTCTATTCTGGTCAGTGCTCTTGTCCCCAAGTAGGTACTAaagttttcataatttttaaaaagaaggaacGATGTGACGTATGACCTAACACCAAAAGAACACTCtggcattttaaattaatgaactataaattaataaataaactgAGATGATCTGTCAGCCTATAAGAGCTTGCTAAAACATTTTCTCAtcctcaaaagaaaataagttaaaaaatcATACCTGTAAAATTCAAGTGTACAATTTATTCTCTAAACcgatttaaaaattaaatttttaatttttaattaaatttaattttaatttaaaaaatagcagaGGCAAAGCAGttatttgcaaatgaaaaaccactaattattttattttaaaagcatttaccAGGGAAAATGACCGCATCAAATTCACTAGCTTTCAGTTCAGCCAAATCCTGAATGCTTCCCCTTGCCAACCTGGCACTTTCAACTAATacatttctcctctcttctgttGGACTTCCTTTTAGGTGATTGACCACATCCCTTTGCTCAATATTGGGCGCAAATATCTTCACCTGGAATACAGAGATGAAGCAATTTTGTGAATGTAAACACAAATCAGACATATTGGTCACAGTAAAGataattttatgaaaacagcGTTCTGTTCCTGAAGTCTCTTATCCAAGAGAAGTTGATTCCACAGGATAGATATATTGTAATAAATATCTAAAGTGACAAGCAACATATTAGGATGTGTAAACCCATCCTATCCTCCCCATCCTATTCCTCCAGCTTTCTGACAGGAGTGCATTCTTACGCCAACATCAGGCTTACCGATTTTGGCAGGGCCTGCCTTCCCTCTGTGGATAATCCCAAGGACAAACAGAGCACTGCAGTTTATACCAGCAGCCTGATTTGGGACACAGCTGAGTCTGCAGAAAGGCTGCTCTTAACTGTTACGGGATGAGAGCGCTAAGTGTGTTTTACGAAAAAGTTTAAACAATAAAGATGCaaaattttcaggcatttcCAGTGCAGACTTTAGAGTTACTTGCCTTCCTAAAAGACTGGTGGCaggaagcaaaaacaaaacatggaagAACATATTTCGGTTAGGTGCAAAAGGGGAAAGCTGCATCAAAAGGATAAAGTTCTGAAAAAGGTGCCCCACAGGGGCTGTTTTAATGCTTGCTCTGCAGACTTCTCAGCACTCGCCGCTTCAGTTAATTTTAGAGAAGACAATTTTGAGCTAAACATGGTGGTTTAGCTTACCACCAGGCCCCTGAGGGTGGCTAAAGGCAGACAGAAAGTGACCCTTCCGCCACCTGAGGCCACAGACGCGACCAAAACACGCCACCGCATCCTGGTCCGGGCTTCTCCGACGACTCGAGTTACCGAAAAAGCCCAGAAACAGCTAGCAGAAAACCAACAGGGAACCCCAGCGCGGGCGAGCGCCTGGCTTCTGCAAAAAGCGATCGGAAAGCAGATCAAGAATTTTAACCAGGCTCCATTTTCATTGGCGGGGGCAGAGGAGCCGCGCAGGGGCTCCCGCCGCCTCTCGCTCCCGGGGGCGGCCGCCTGCGCGGGGCTGTTACTCTTCTCAGGGGGACGTTCGTgtctttggggagggggaagataaGGAAAGATATCACCGGTCAATAGGTTTTGTAGTGTGCTGTGGCGAGCAAAAGACCATCGTGAAGCGGGAGGGCCTCCGACCCCACACACAGCAAGAGCCACAGGATGGCCCGCCCCGGGTCCCTCCGCTGCTGACGGGCGCAGAGAGATGGGGGGAGACATACCTCCGCCCACCCGGGAAGCCCCTCAGAGGCAGCTCCACACACGCCCCGCCGGGGTGCCGGGGAACAGGGGTGCCGGGATGCGGGgcgccgcctcccccccccctaCCTCCGCGCCGCCGCGGCTGAGGTGCACCAGCGCCGCCGAGGCCTCATGAATCTCGCTGCCGTCGAAGACGCCGCAGCCGGCAAGAACCAAGGCCACCCGCTTGCCCATGGTGCCCTCACGCCCGGGCAGAGGCTGCTTAAGCCAACAAACCCGGCCCTCACAgacccctccctccttcctcttcctcctggtgCGCCTGCGCCGCTGGATTCCGGCTCGGCCTCCATCTTGCAGCCGGCCGCGGGGCGGCGGTCTCACCGGCGGGATCCGAGCTTCCCCACAGCCGGttcacctgcctggctccttgCAGGCAGTTTTTTACTAGGTGCTCTCCCTCCTGCCGACAAAATGCAGGTGGGGATGAGTTTTAAACGTCGGGGAAATCtggaggggaaataaaaaaataagatgcCCCTTTCCCTGTAAAGGAAAGGGGCTTGGCCATATTTTAGGTCTCATTTCTCTTCTGGCTCGCTTCCTGCAGTGGAGCAGTAACGCAGAGACGGTGCCGCTCGGTGCACCTTGCAATGCTGTCACACGCCTGCAATCCTGCAGCTTGCCTGgaagttgctctgcttccagtAGGACCTTGCAAAGGCCCGGTGGTATACGTGtgaggtggggtttttgttctACATAGAGGACTATAATGGTATAATGCTTTGAAAGCGAAGAAGAGTGGAATTTGGGTAGAGGCCAGCAGTATTGCTGGGTCCCAATGGTGTTTGTTTCAGTGATACTCTTATTCATCAGACCCACGTACCCCTTTTGGCTCCCTTAACCTTTTATTGTGCTCTAGGGAGCTGGCTCATCCTGTGGAAAGCACTCCTGTTCTCTGACACCCCGGTAGAGCTAGCATAGATGACAGTAGTTACCTGACTTCAGATGAACATGTATTTGAGTCAGAGAAGAGGAtttgctgctctgctgtgtggCAGCATCAGAGTTTGGGTGCTGGGAGCCTCAGCTTAAAAGCAGCTCTCCAGGACAGGAGCGGGGAGCCTCCACTGAGGTgtctcagcagagctgtttgaGAGAGCCTAGGCAGAAGCAGTTGCTAGCTTTCTTCACAACAGTTCTTAGCAGACCTTGAACAACCAGCTATACAACCTGAAGGGGACAGCGTGCCCTGGACCTTGACACCCTTTGGTACATCAGTACTCATTGAATTTTATCTCTGTCCTGTCCCCAACCCTTTTCCTACTGCTCAGGATTTGAGAAAGATGTTTTCACTAGCAGAAATCCTGCTCTGAAGAGCCTTAGATGC
The Phalacrocorax aristotelis chromosome 1, bGulAri2.1, whole genome shotgun sequence DNA segment above includes these coding regions:
- the ACOD1 gene encoding cis-aconitate decarboxylase, whose translation is MWAKTITGNFANVIHGLNANHLTDQVIQRSKRMILDTLGVGLLGTSTEVCHKVIQYSKIYSSDISSTIWGHLDFRLPPLYAAFVNGVAVHSMDFDDTWHPATHPSGAVLPAVMALSEAFPQKKKISGLDLLLAFNVGIEVQGRLLRFSSEARNIPKRFHPPTVVGTMGSAAACAKLLALDQLECKNALAIAASYAGAPLANAATQTKPLHVGNAAKHGLEAACLASLGLQGNKQILDMESGIGAFYTDYNPQTLPTLQSYPWLLDQQDVAIKRFPAHLGTHWVADAASSVRRKLVESSDNLLPLDKIEKVILKVPEVKYVNRPSPTSEHEARHSFQFVACSALLDGSLTVQSFASENIDRPALRELLCKTQLEHPPDNTPSFESLYCEVSVTLQDGNTISARCNTFYGHWRKPLRKEDLEKKFQSNASGILPAEATEGIIETVYNLEKVEDCSVLSTFLSGQSARVLSEKLRFL
- the LOC142055368 gene encoding glutamine amidotransferase-like class 1 domain-containing protein 3, mitochondrial, producing the protein MGKRVALVLAGCGVFDGSEIHEASAALVHLSRGGAEVKIFAPNIEQRDVVNHLKGSPTEERRNVLVESARLARGSIQDLAELKASEFDAVIFPGGFGVAKNLCSWAVDGKNCTVNEHVRSTLQAFHSAKKPIGLCCISPVLAAKVFPGCEVTVGQDKNVDGRFPDAETASAIAELGCKHICKNVNESHVDKANKIVTTCAFMCKAPLHEIFDGIGTMVQEVLKLA